Below is a genomic region from Billgrantia tianxiuensis.
GGGCGTGATCAAGGGCTGGGACCGGCGCAGCGTCTACTACTTCAGTCAGCTGCAGGCGGTCGCCGAGCACTACCGTTTCACCCTGGAGACGCCGTGGCAGGAGCTGGCCCGCCATGAAAAGGACATCGTTCTCTACGGCAGTGGCGATGACGAGATAAGCTTCTCCTACGTCAACGACCGGGGCCGGCGAGTCACTCGCGAGCACCCCTTCGAAGGCGTGCTGCCCAACATGCAGCGTCGCTATCGCGAAACCGAGTCAAGCATGGTGCGCGAGGAGCTGGCCCGCTACATTGCCGACCGCCCGTGCCCCACCTGCCACGGCTCGCGCCTGCGTAAGGAGGCACGCCACGTCTTCGTCGACGACCACACGCTGCCGCAGATCGTGCAGCTGCCGATCGGCGAGGCCTGGGACTACTTCCAGCGCCTGACCCTGCCCGGGCGTAAGGGCGAGATCGCCCAGAAGGTGATCAACGAAATCCATGCCCGCCTGGAATTCCTGGTCAACGTCGGACTCGACTACCTCAACCTCGAGCGCAGCGCCGAGACCCTTTCGGGCGGCGAGGCCCAGCGCATCCGCCTGGCCAGCCAGATCGGCGCCGGCCTGGTAGGCGTCATGTACATCCTCGACGAACCCTCCATCGGCCTGCATCAGCGCGACAATGACCGCCTGCTCAAGACCCTGATTCATCTGCGCGACCTGGGCAACACCGTGATCGTGGTGGAGCACGACGAGGACGCCATTCGCGCCGCGGATCATGTGCTCGACATCGGCCCCGGCGCCGGAGTGCACGGCGGCAGGATCGTCGCCCAGGGCACTCCGGAGCAGGTCATGGCCAGCCACGACTCGCTGACGGGACAGTATCTCTCCGGCAAGCGCCGTATCGAGGTGCCCAAGTGGCGAATCCCCGGCAACCCTGAGAAACGGCTCGTCCTCACCGGAGCGCGGGGCAACAACCTGCACGACGTCACCCTGACCCTGCCGCTGGGGTTGTTCATCTGCGTCACCGGCGTCTCGGGCTCGGGCAAATCAACGCTGATCAACTCGACGCTGATGCCCATCGCCGCACGCGAACTCAATCACGCCACCACCCTGACACCGGCACCCTACGACACCATCGAGGGGCTCGATCAACTCGACAAGGTGATCGACATCGACCAGAGCCCCATCGGGCGTACACCGCGCTCCAATCCAGCCACCTACACTGGCATCTTCACACCGATACGCGAACTCTTCGCCGGCACCCAGGAGGCACGTTCACGGGGCTACAAACCCGGCCGCTTCTCGTTCAACGTCAAGGGCGGGCGCTGCGAGGCGTGCCAGGGCGAGGGCATGATCAAGGTAGAGATGCATTTCCTGCCCGACATCTACGTGCCCTGCGACGTGTGCAAGGGTAAGCGCTACAACCGCGAGACACTGGAGATCGAGTATAAGGGCAAGAGCATCGACGAGGTGCTCGAGATGACGGTGGAAGAAGCGCTGGAGTTCTTCAGCCCGGTACCGGCCATCGCCCGTCGCCTGCAGACCCTGCTCGACGTCGGACTCTCCTACATCCGTCTGGGCCAGAGCGCCACCACACTTTCCGGTGGTGAGGCCCAGCGGGTCAAGCTGGCCCGCGAGCTGGCCAAGCGCGATACCGGCAAGACGCTCTATATCCTGGACGAACCCACCACCGGCCTGCACTTCGAGGACATCCGCCAACTGCTCGCCGTGCTCCATCGCCTGCGTGATCACGGCAATACCATCGTGGTGATCGAGCACAACCTT
It encodes:
- the uvrA gene encoding excinuclease ABC subunit UvrA, whose protein sequence is MDRIVVRGARTHNLKQIDVELPRDSLIVVTGLSGSGKSSLAFDTLYAEGQRRYVESLSTYARQFLSMMEKPDVDHIEGLSPAISIEQKSTSHNPRSTVGTITEIYDYLRLLFARAGTPRCPEHGEELEASTISQMVDQVLALPEGSKLMLLAPVVKGRKGEHLQLLAELRAQGFVRVMVDGQALELDDIAPLDKNKKHDISVVVDRIKVREGLAQRLAESFETALNLADGIAVVHFMDGEAEDITFSARFACPVCGYAIAELEPRMFSFNNPAGACPTCDGLGVQQVFDPDKLISHPELSLAEGVIKGWDRRSVYYFSQLQAVAEHYRFTLETPWQELARHEKDIVLYGSGDDEISFSYVNDRGRRVTREHPFEGVLPNMQRRYRETESSMVREELARYIADRPCPTCHGSRLRKEARHVFVDDHTLPQIVQLPIGEAWDYFQRLTLPGRKGEIAQKVINEIHARLEFLVNVGLDYLNLERSAETLSGGEAQRIRLASQIGAGLVGVMYILDEPSIGLHQRDNDRLLKTLIHLRDLGNTVIVVEHDEDAIRAADHVLDIGPGAGVHGGRIVAQGTPEQVMASHDSLTGQYLSGKRRIEVPKWRIPGNPEKRLVLTGARGNNLHDVTLTLPLGLFICVTGVSGSGKSTLINSTLMPIAARELNHATTLTPAPYDTIEGLDQLDKVIDIDQSPIGRTPRSNPATYTGIFTPIRELFAGTQEARSRGYKPGRFSFNVKGGRCEACQGEGMIKVEMHFLPDIYVPCDVCKGKRYNRETLEIEYKGKSIDEVLEMTVEEALEFFSPVPAIARRLQTLLDVGLSYIRLGQSATTLSGGEAQRVKLARELAKRDTGKTLYILDEPTTGLHFEDIRQLLAVLHRLRDHGNTIVVIEHNLDVIKTADWIVDLGPEGGSGGGRIIAEGTPEQVAEMEVSHTGRFLKPLLERARSQQAELATSK